GCGACGGCCTCCTTGTTCCTCGTCATGCTCGGGGCCTCCCTCGCCGCGGCCGCCTGCGGGGCCCTCAATCAGCGCCTGGAGATCGTCGAGGACGGCCTCATGAGCCGGACGAAGAACCGCCCCCTGCCGACGGGACGGATCGCGCCCCGGGCCGCCCTGGCCTTCGGCCTCGTCCTCGGCGCGGCCGGCACGGCGATCGTCTGGGCCGCGGGCGGGGCGACGGCCGCGCTCCTCACCTTCGCGACCATCGTGCTCTACGTGCTCGTCTACACGCCTCTGAAGAAGGTCACGCCTCAGACGACCTGGATCGGCGCGGCCGCCGGGGCCACCTCGCCGCTGATCGGCTGGGTCGCCGCCGGCGGCCCCCTCGACGCGCGCGCCGTCACCTTGTTCGCGATCCAGTTCCTGTGGCAGATCCCCCATTTCTTGGCGCTGTTCTGGATCTACCGCGAGGACTACGCGCGCGCCGGCTTCAAGGTGATGCCCGTCGTTCACCCCGGCGGCGGGACGACCGCCATCCAGATCGCCATCCACTCCTTCACCTTGCTGCCGGCGACCATCGCCCCCGCCTTGGTCGGCCTGGCCCGCCCCGGCTACGCCATCGGCGCGTTCGCCGTGTCCGGCTCGTTCCTGCTGCTCGGCCTGCGCGCCAGCTGGACGATGACCGTCGCCGACAACCGCCGCCTGTTCCTGGCCTCGCTCGCTTTTCTTCCGCTCATCTTCGGCATGATACTCTTCGGAGGCGTTTGACATGAACCGTTGGATCCTACCCGCCCTGCTCCTCGCCGTGGCCGCCTGCTCGCCTCAGCCTCAGGAGTCCGACCCGATCGCCCGCGGACAACGCGACTTCAACGGCCTCGGCTGCGTGAAGTGCCACATGATCGGGGACAAGGGCCACGCCTGGGGCCCCGACCTGACGAACCTCGGCTTCCGCAAGTCCTCGGCCTGGATCGACCAATGGCTCAAGGACCCGCACGCCTGGAACCCGAAGACGGTCATGCCCAACTTCAACCTCAAGGACTCCACCCGCGCCGACCTCGTCGCCTACCTGTCCGCGCAGAAGAGCCAGGCCTGGAAGGTCAAGCCCTGGGAGACCGAGGCGGCGAAGGCCATGCCGGCCCATGAGCGCGGCAAGGTCATCTTCAACGCGGTCGGCTGCGTCTCCTGCCACGCCAAGGACGGCTACGGCGGCTACCCGAACAACAACGTCGCCGGCGGCCTCGTGAACTCCCTGACCAAGGTCACCGAGGGCTTCAGCAAGGCCGAGCTGCACGAGAAGATCAAGGGCGGCGCGGTGCCGATCCCCAACGACTCCAAGCTCCCCCCGCCCATGCTGCAGATGCCGAAGTGGGGCGAGCAGCTCAGCGCCAAGGAGATCGACGACGTCGTCGAGTACCTCTTCTCCCTCAAGCCCGCGGGCTCCGCGGCGCCGTCCAAGGACGACTTTTAACGACGGCGCCGGCGCGAGTCGCGACTGTTTCCGGAAACGGCTACTGTCGCGTCAACCGCTTGCGCAGCGCGTCGGCGTAGGCGTTGGGGCCCGGCGCGCGCAGCGCGGGCGTGTCCTGGCGCGCGAACACCTTGCGCGCGCGCTCGACGCGGCCCGCGGCGAGCTCGGCCTCGATGACGGCCCATTGGTCGGGCGGCCAGTCCTCGAGGCCCCCGGCGGCCCGCCGGACCCGGCCGTCGCGCACGAGGCGCGTCCAGACGAAGTCGAGCGTGCGCCGCGCGTGGGACTTCTGCGCGGGCGTCGCCTGCCGCGACAGGAGCACCGCGCGGGCCATGTCGGCGTTGGGGCCCGAGAAGATCCGGCGGTCCACGGCGGGCAGGCCCGAGGCGCGCCGGCCGGCGTCGTCCTTGGCGAAATAGGACGAGCCTTCCTCGATCCGCCCGTCGGCGAGGACGACCTCGCCGCTCACGGAGGCGGCG
This DNA window, taken from Elusimicrobiota bacterium, encodes the following:
- the cyoE gene encoding protoheme IX farnesyltransferase, which produces MKSYVQLAKPRIALMVALTVWLGWALAGGAATASLFLVMLGASLAAAACGALNQRLEIVEDGLMSRTKNRPLPTGRIAPRAALAFGLVLGAAGTAIVWAAGGATAALLTFATIVLYVLVYTPLKKVTPQTTWIGAAAGATSPLIGWVAAGGPLDARAVTLFAIQFLWQIPHFLALFWIYREDYARAGFKVMPVVHPGGGTTAIQIAIHSFTLLPATIAPALVGLARPGYAIGAFAVSGSFLLLGLRASWTMTVADNRRLFLASLAFLPLIFGMILFGGV
- a CDS encoding cytochrome c; the protein is MNRWILPALLLAVAACSPQPQESDPIARGQRDFNGLGCVKCHMIGDKGHAWGPDLTNLGFRKSSAWIDQWLKDPHAWNPKTVMPNFNLKDSTRADLVAYLSAQKSQAWKVKPWETEAAKAMPAHERGKVIFNAVGCVSCHAKDGYGGYPNNNVAGGLVNSLTKVTEGFSKAELHEKIKGGAVPIPNDSKLPPPMLQMPKWGEQLSAKEIDDVVEYLFSLKPAGSAAPSKDDF